One window of the Glycocaulis alkaliphilus genome contains the following:
- the carB gene encoding carbamoyl-phosphate synthase large subunit, whose translation MPRRTDISSILIIGAGPIVIGQACEFDYSGVQAVKALKEEGYRVILVNSNPATIMTDPVLADATYIEPITPEMVAKIIEKERPDALLPTMGGQTALNCALELEKRGVLELFGVEMIGAKADVIDKAENRQRFRDAMDRIGLESPKSRAVHSLAEAEAVLDELGLPAVIRPSFTMGGTGGGIAYNVEEYREIVGTGLAASPVTEVLVEESVLGWKEFEMEVVRDRADNCIIICSIENIDPMGVHTGDSITVAPALTLTDKEYQRMRSASIAVLREIGVETGGSNVQFAVDPKTGRMVVIEMNPRVSRSSALASKATGFPIAKVAAKLAVGYTLDEIDNDITGGATPASFEPSIDYVVTKIPRFAFEKYPGAQNLLSTSMKSVGEAMAMGRTFQESMQKALRSLETGLCGFDEIEIEGFESADGPEGRRHAVFAALARPTPDRLRVIAQAFREGLSVDEINAACAYEPWFLRQIEEIVHAEEDLATLGLPGDAKAFRRLKAMGFSDLRLAQLTKSTEAKVREARKALNVRPVYKRVDTCAAEFATPTAYMYSTYETGGCESQPSSAKKAIILGGGPNRIGQGIEFDYCCCHAAFAFAEMGIESIMVNCNPETVSTDYDTADRLYFEPLTDEDVLELIETEQANGTLLGVVVQYGGQTPLKLASALEKAGIPILGTSPDAIDLSEDRERFKALLDTLGLRQPPNAIVRSEEEALETAKELGFPLVLRPSFVLGGRGMEIVRDQESLERYIRAAVHVSGDSPLLLDRYLTDASEVDVDAVCDGEEVRIAGVMEHIEEAGVHSGDSACSIPPHSLPAETIAELRAETVALAKAIGVKGLMNVQYAVKDGEIFVLEVNPRASRTVPFVAKAIGAPVAGIAAKVMAGEKLSGFKAWNDTPEHIAVKEAVMPFARFPGVDPVLGPEMRSTGEVMGIDMRFEAAFAKAQLGAGVRLPRSGAVFVSLKESDKAQMIEPCRQLTQLGFSLLATGGTAKTLEEAGVTVTRINKVFEGRPHIVDAIKNGEVQLIFNTTEGRQSQIDSYSIRRTALELKVPCYTTASASRAAVKAIATIDAGELEPRALQSYRY comes from the coding sequence ATGCCCAGACGCACCGATATTAGCTCCATCCTCATCATCGGTGCCGGCCCTATCGTCATCGGTCAGGCCTGCGAGTTCGACTATTCGGGCGTGCAGGCAGTCAAGGCGCTGAAAGAAGAGGGCTACCGGGTCATTCTGGTGAACTCCAACCCGGCCACGATCATGACCGATCCGGTCCTCGCAGACGCCACCTATATCGAGCCGATCACCCCTGAAATGGTCGCCAAGATCATCGAGAAGGAGCGCCCCGACGCGCTGCTCCCCACGATGGGCGGGCAGACCGCGCTCAACTGTGCGCTGGAGCTGGAAAAGCGCGGCGTGCTGGAGCTGTTCGGTGTGGAGATGATCGGCGCCAAGGCCGACGTCATCGACAAGGCGGAAAACCGCCAGCGCTTCCGCGACGCGATGGACAGAATAGGTCTGGAAAGCCCGAAATCGCGCGCCGTGCATTCGCTGGCCGAGGCCGAAGCCGTGCTGGACGAACTTGGCCTGCCTGCCGTCATCCGTCCGTCCTTCACGATGGGCGGCACCGGCGGCGGCATCGCCTATAATGTCGAGGAGTACCGCGAGATCGTCGGCACCGGCCTTGCCGCCTCCCCCGTCACCGAGGTGCTGGTGGAAGAAAGCGTGCTCGGCTGGAAAGAGTTCGAGATGGAGGTGGTGCGCGACCGCGCGGACAACTGCATCATTATCTGCTCGATCGAAAATATTGACCCGATGGGCGTACATACCGGCGATTCCATCACCGTCGCCCCCGCATTGACGCTGACCGACAAGGAATATCAGCGCATGCGCTCCGCCTCGATTGCAGTCTTGCGCGAGATCGGAGTGGAAACCGGCGGCTCAAACGTGCAGTTCGCCGTCGATCCGAAGACCGGCCGCATGGTGGTCATCGAGATGAACCCGCGCGTGTCGCGCTCATCTGCGCTGGCTTCAAAAGCCACGGGCTTCCCGATTGCCAAGGTCGCTGCCAAGCTCGCGGTAGGCTACACGCTCGACGAGATCGATAACGACATCACGGGCGGCGCAACGCCCGCGAGCTTCGAGCCGTCGATTGACTATGTCGTCACGAAAATCCCGCGCTTTGCTTTCGAGAAATATCCGGGCGCCCAGAACCTGCTTTCCACCTCCATGAAGTCGGTGGGCGAGGCCATGGCCATGGGCCGCACCTTCCAGGAAAGCATGCAGAAAGCGCTGCGCAGCCTGGAGACCGGACTTTGTGGCTTTGACGAGATCGAGATTGAGGGCTTTGAGTCCGCCGATGGGCCGGAAGGACGCCGCCATGCCGTGTTCGCAGCGCTGGCCCGCCCGACGCCGGACCGGCTGCGCGTGATCGCGCAAGCCTTCCGCGAAGGCCTCAGCGTGGACGAGATCAACGCCGCCTGCGCCTATGAGCCCTGGTTCCTGCGCCAGATCGAAGAGATCGTCCACGCCGAGGAAGACCTGGCCACGCTGGGCCTGCCCGGCGATGCCAAGGCCTTCCGCCGGCTCAAAGCCATGGGCTTTTCCGATCTGCGCCTCGCGCAGCTGACGAAATCCACCGAAGCCAAGGTGCGTGAAGCGCGCAAGGCCCTGAACGTGCGTCCGGTCTACAAGCGCGTGGACACTTGCGCGGCCGAGTTCGCAACGCCCACCGCCTATATGTATTCCACCTACGAAACCGGCGGGTGCGAGAGCCAGCCTTCAAGCGCGAAGAAAGCCATCATCCTGGGCGGCGGGCCGAACCGGATCGGTCAGGGCATCGAGTTCGATTATTGCTGCTGCCACGCGGCCTTTGCGTTCGCCGAGATGGGCATCGAGTCCATCATGGTGAACTGCAATCCTGAAACCGTCTCCACCGACTATGACACGGCCGACCGGCTTTATTTCGAGCCGCTGACCGATGAGGACGTGCTCGAACTGATCGAGACAGAACAGGCCAATGGCACATTGTTGGGTGTCGTCGTGCAATATGGCGGGCAGACCCCGCTGAAGCTCGCCAGCGCGCTCGAAAAAGCCGGCATCCCGATTCTCGGCACCAGCCCCGACGCGATCGATCTGTCCGAGGACCGTGAACGCTTCAAGGCGCTGCTGGACACGCTGGGCCTGCGCCAGCCGCCGAACGCGATCGTGCGCTCTGAAGAGGAAGCGCTGGAGACGGCCAAGGAACTCGGCTTTCCGCTGGTCTTGCGCCCCTCTTTCGTCCTCGGCGGGCGCGGCATGGAGATCGTGCGCGATCAGGAAAGTCTGGAGCGCTATATCCGTGCCGCCGTTCACGTCTCCGGCGACAGCCCGCTTCTGCTCGACCGCTACCTCACCGACGCCTCAGAAGTGGATGTCGATGCGGTGTGCGATGGCGAGGAAGTGCGCATCGCGGGCGTCATGGAACACATCGAGGAAGCCGGTGTTCACTCCGGCGACAGCGCCTGTTCCATCCCGCCTCATTCCCTGCCGGCCGAAACCATCGCGGAGTTGAGAGCGGAAACTGTCGCGCTGGCAAAAGCCATAGGCGTGAAAGGCCTGATGAACGTGCAGTACGCGGTTAAGGATGGCGAGATTTTCGTGCTGGAGGTCAATCCGCGCGCCAGCCGTACCGTGCCCTTCGTGGCCAAGGCCATTGGCGCGCCGGTTGCCGGCATCGCGGCCAAGGTGATGGCAGGCGAGAAGCTGTCTGGTTTCAAGGCATGGAATGACACGCCCGAGCATATTGCTGTGAAAGAAGCGGTGATGCCGTTCGCCCGCTTCCCCGGCGTTGACCCGGTGCTGGGCCCGGAAATGCGCTCCACCGGCGAGGTAATGGGCATCGACATGCGTTTTGAAGCCGCCTTCGCCAAGGCCCAGCTGGGTGCCGGGGTGCGCCTGCCGCGTTCAGGGGCTGTATTCGTCTCGCTCAAAGAGTCCGACAAGGCACAGATGATCGAACCCTGCCGCCAGCTGACGCAGCTTGGCTTCTCACTGCTGGCGACCGGTGGCACGGCAAAGACGCTGGAAGAGGCCGGTGTGACAGTTACGCGCATCAACAAGGTGTTCGAAGGCCGCCCGCACATTGTCGACGCGATCAAGAACGGTGAGGTCCAGCTGATCTTCAACACAACAGAAGGCCGCCAGAGCCAGATCGACAGCTACTCCATCCGCCGCACCGCACTGGAGCTGAAAGTGCCTTGCTATACTACGGCATCGGCCAGCCGGGCTGCCGTCAAGGCGATTGCGACGATTGATGCAGGAGAGCTTGAACCGCGCGCTTTGCAATCCTATCGTTACTAG
- a CDS encoding peptide ABC transporter substrate-binding protein: MSKRILLPVSRRTLLGGAASAGVLAFAACAPRGGADSSLLRAAIDTEPDSLDPLKGQFAASALLYKQLHAPLTEYSPSGGLAPGLAQSWRSEDGRIWRFRLAEGLQWSDGMPLTADDVVWTAQRAVDPRTGFANLGDFFAVRGARAALAGRAPASEIGVTAPDARTIIFELDTPVGAFPVLMREFYPLPRHVIEARGDRWVRPENWVSAGPYILRQASALTYLLARNPRFHAAGSVSIETVRVDVVEDEATRARLFRSGDLDLADRPPPEQIGFLRREIGDRLHGFDAPILTYLKLNHRRPGLNDVRVRRAISLAVDRQFLAENFFSGEATPTIHVITAQALEENGQTAPGPDREAARALLAEAGYGPDSPLRLVLRVSSGSRERIAIAIADDLRSAGLDIDILSSYPHDINQAVAGGEFDMTLGYFNRGLKSEPDFMLEPFAPGGFADDTGWSGPGRTRFAQLMEDARGRVSRSERIAVHREAEAVFLEEQCNVPLLHERAFWMISDRVRRRDANLQPQLWRDLSLG; encoded by the coding sequence ATGAGCAAGCGAATCCTTTTGCCCGTCTCACGGCGGACACTTCTGGGCGGTGCAGCCAGCGCCGGGGTGCTGGCGTTTGCCGCCTGTGCGCCGCGCGGCGGTGCGGACAGCAGCCTGCTGCGCGCCGCCATCGACACTGAACCCGACAGCCTTGATCCGCTCAAAGGCCAGTTTGCGGCCTCCGCCCTGCTCTACAAGCAGCTGCATGCGCCCTTGACCGAATACAGCCCGTCAGGCGGGCTGGCACCGGGTCTGGCGCAAAGCTGGCGTTCGGAGGATGGGCGCATCTGGCGCTTCAGGCTCGCCGAAGGCCTGCAATGGTCCGACGGCATGCCGCTGACGGCTGATGACGTCGTATGGACCGCCCAGCGCGCCGTGGACCCGCGCACCGGCTTTGCCAATCTGGGCGATTTTTTTGCTGTTCGCGGCGCCCGCGCTGCGCTCGCAGGCAGAGCCCCTGCCAGCGAGATAGGCGTCACAGCCCCCGATGCCCGCACGATCATTTTCGAGCTGGATACGCCCGTTGGTGCCTTCCCGGTATTGATGCGCGAGTTTTACCCCCTGCCCCGCCATGTGATCGAGGCGCGCGGGGATCGCTGGGTGCGCCCCGAAAACTGGGTCAGCGCCGGGCCGTACATTCTGCGCCAGGCCAGCGCGCTGACCTATCTTCTCGCCAGAAATCCGCGCTTCCACGCCGCAGGTAGTGTCTCCATAGAGACTGTGCGCGTCGATGTGGTTGAGGACGAGGCGACGCGGGCGCGCCTCTTCCGCTCCGGCGATCTGGATCTTGCCGACCGTCCGCCGCCTGAGCAGATCGGCTTTCTGCGCCGGGAGATCGGCGACCGGCTGCACGGATTTGACGCACCCATACTGACCTATCTCAAACTCAATCACAGGCGGCCCGGCCTGAACGATGTACGCGTGCGCCGTGCCATTTCGCTCGCCGTGGACCGGCAGTTTCTGGCGGAGAACTTCTTCAGCGGCGAAGCCACGCCCACGATTCATGTCATCACCGCACAGGCGCTGGAAGAGAACGGGCAAACCGCGCCGGGACCGGACAGGGAGGCCGCCCGCGCGCTGCTGGCCGAGGCTGGTTACGGGCCGGACAGCCCGCTGCGGCTGGTCTTGCGGGTGTCATCGGGCAGCCGGGAGCGCATTGCGATTGCCATCGCGGATGATCTGCGCAGTGCGGGGCTGGATATAGACATCCTCTCCTCCTACCCGCACGACATCAATCAGGCCGTGGCGGGCGGCGAGTTCGACATGACGCTGGGCTATTTCAACCGGGGCCTGAAATCAGAGCCGGACTTCATGCTGGAACCATTCGCACCGGGCGGATTTGCCGATGATACAGGCTGGTCCGGGCCGGGCCGGACGCGCTTTGCCCAGTTGATGGAAGATGCACGCGGACGCGTCTCGCGCTCTGAACGCATCGCCGTTCACCGCGAGGCCGAGGCGGTTTTCCTGGAAGAGCAATGCAATGTGCCGCTGCTGCATGAGCGCGCCTTCTGGATGATTTCAGACCGCGTGCGGCGGCGCGACGCCAACCTCCAGCCCCAGCTCTGGCGGGATTTAAGTCTGGGGTGA
- a CDS encoding S8 family peptidase, which translates to MCRRTGDAEIRNGHETAQRASGNGICGSLHRHGWLWWRRWRWQPYRNACTSTSPPPPPPPPPPPPPPPGNPADFETAEYNRQYGLGLINASSAYAAGATGQGITVAVVDSGINQSHPEFHRRISSASTDIVSSRGELEDIDGHGTGVAGVIVANKNNQGGHGVAFESIVLAIRADTPGTCEDDDPDDGGCRFSDANIAASIDYAISHNARVINLSLGRDIGSNDSLTQTFAAMRRAVNAGIFIVVSAGNSGEETDGTGDQPNFPANFANMPDAQGFVVAVGAVQCPDGGENCAPGETVITSFSNRAGNAGETFLMAPGRRILTPFLDDDDGDPRLVLYSGTSFAAPHVAGALALLLDAFPNLQGNDALQILFDTALDLGAPGTDSIYGRGLIDLAAAFQPVGATSMRLGTGEAIPLDLLLSAPDGPAGDWLWESGLVDDAVLRDSYRRPFHFSADRPSFAPDSALNAMESAAAAGLARASRTQVGPASINLRMNWQPPHLLRNLPQDWYQSAPDMSFAFRQGGLSVEAGRGFSSPAPVGGAGVSVLSETLFSGAVARFAGSREWVAASYEFGPAAFHMRSSSGDNSAFNAVGFTYTLRSGRLTGQTVGLETGTGQETGSVMGGRLAARFGAEDAADTQFTAALWSGQLPLGWRGSARAEYVTGQFNTPASLTVEQELGASAWSAGIDRPLAGGRFGFTLSQPLRMEHGRISARVPVNVDREDRVSYERRHASLTPSGREISLEAAWRKQLTTQVDAAFAARVTREPGHIADAEPQALGWASIRARW; encoded by the coding sequence ATCTGTCGAAGGACAGGGGACGCGGAGATCAGGAATGGCCATGAAACTGCGCAGCGCGCTTCTGGTAACGGTATTTGCGGCAGCCTGCATCGGCATGGCTGGCTGTGGTGGCGGCGGTGGCGGTGGCAGCCCTACCGTAACGCCTGCACCTCCACCTCCCCCCCGCCGCCTCCACCCCCTCCTCCTCCGCCGCCACCCCCGCCCGGGAATCCGGCAGATTTTGAAACGGCTGAGTATAATCGCCAGTACGGGCTGGGCCTGATCAATGCGTCGAGCGCCTACGCGGCCGGCGCGACCGGACAGGGCATCACCGTCGCGGTCGTGGACAGTGGCATCAATCAGTCTCATCCCGAATTTCACCGCCGCATCTCCTCCGCAAGCACCGATATCGTTTCTTCACGCGGCGAGTTGGAAGACATAGACGGACACGGCACGGGCGTGGCCGGTGTTATTGTTGCAAACAAGAACAATCAGGGTGGCCACGGCGTCGCCTTTGAAAGTATCGTTCTGGCTATCCGCGCAGACACACCGGGAACGTGCGAAGATGACGATCCCGATGATGGCGGCTGCCGCTTCTCGGACGCCAATATCGCAGCTTCCATCGACTATGCGATCAGCCACAACGCGCGCGTGATCAATCTTTCGCTGGGGCGCGATATCGGCAGCAATGACTCCCTGACTCAGACATTCGCTGCGATGCGGCGCGCAGTAAATGCCGGTATTTTCATCGTCGTTTCGGCGGGAAATAGCGGCGAGGAAACGGACGGCACGGGTGACCAGCCCAATTTCCCGGCCAACTTTGCCAACATGCCGGACGCGCAAGGGTTTGTTGTGGCAGTTGGCGCCGTTCAATGCCCGGATGGCGGTGAGAACTGTGCGCCCGGCGAGACGGTTATCACAAGTTTCTCCAACCGGGCCGGCAACGCCGGCGAAACTTTCCTGATGGCACCGGGACGGCGTATCCTGACGCCCTTTCTCGATGATGACGACGGCGACCCACGCCTTGTCCTTTACTCGGGCACCAGCTTTGCCGCGCCGCACGTAGCCGGCGCTCTCGCCCTGCTACTGGATGCTTTCCCGAACCTGCAGGGCAATGATGCCCTGCAAATCCTGTTTGATACTGCGCTCGATCTCGGCGCCCCGGGCACCGACAGCATTTACGGTCGCGGGCTGATCGACCTGGCGGCCGCTTTCCAGCCCGTCGGCGCGACCAGCATGCGGCTTGGCACAGGCGAAGCCATCCCGCTCGACCTGCTCCTGTCTGCGCCGGACGGTCCGGCAGGGGACTGGCTCTGGGAAAGCGGACTGGTTGATGATGCCGTGCTGCGCGACAGCTATCGCCGCCCCTTCCATTTCAGCGCCGACCGCCCATCCTTTGCACCGGACAGCGCTCTGAACGCCATGGAAAGCGCAGCAGCGGCGGGCCTGGCACGCGCGTCACGCACCCAGGTCGGCCCGGCCAGCATCAATCTGCGCATGAACTGGCAGCCGCCGCACCTGCTGCGCAACCTGCCGCAGGACTGGTACCAGTCGGCTCCGGACATGTCCTTCGCCTTCCGTCAGGGGGGCTTGAGCGTGGAAGCCGGGCGCGGCTTCTCCTCGCCCGCACCCGTTGGCGGGGCAGGGGTATCGGTGCTGTCGGAAACCCTGTTCTCAGGTGCGGTGGCCCGCTTTGCTGGCTCGCGCGAATGGGTGGCAGCCAGCTATGAGTTCGGCCCCGCTGCCTTCCATATGCGCTCCTCCTCTGGAGACAACAGCGCATTCAACGCCGTGGGCTTCACCTACACCCTGCGGTCCGGCCGGCTTACCGGGCAGACCGTCGGGCTGGAGACCGGCACCGGCCAGGAAACCGGTTCGGTGATGGGTGGCAGGCTGGCCGCCCGGTTCGGGGCAGAAGACGCCGCCGACACCCAGTTCACCGCAGCGCTCTGGTCTGGCCAGCTGCCGCTCGGCTGGCGCGGGTCGGCGCGGGCGGAATACGTCACCGGCCAGTTCAACACGCCCGCCTCGCTGACCGTCGAGCAGGAGCTCGGTGCCAGCGCGTGGAGCGCCGGTATCGACAGGCCGCTGGCCGGGGGCAGGTTTGGTTTCACCCTGTCTCAGCCACTGCGCATGGAGCACGGACGGATCTCTGCCCGGGTTCCGGTCAATGTCGACCGGGAAGACAGGGTCAGCTATGAGCGGCGCCATGCTTCGCTGACGCCTTCGGGCCGCGAGATTTCGCTGGAAGCCGCCTGGCGCAAGCAGCTGACCACACAGGTCGACGCCGCCTTTGCCGCGCGTGTGACCCGTGAGCCCGGCCATATTGCGGACGCCGAGCCTCAGGCCTTGGGCTGGGCCTCGATCCGCGCGCGCTGGTAG
- the carA gene encoding glutamine-hydrolyzing carbamoyl-phosphate synthase small subunit: MTERAGNQVLTANPWRDSDLDGATGAIVLADGTIIPGEGAGASGIATGELCFNTAMTGHQEILADPSYAGQIVCFTFPHIGNVGANAHDEEAASDRARKAAVGMVSRAPITPPSSWRAEHSFTEWLTARGIVAVTGVDTRALTARIRELGMPIAAIAHSPDGKLDADTLRKAALDAPSMEGAELAQHVLSEADSDWTQSDWVWPDGPGIGPSDGPLVVVLDYGVKANILRRLAGAGARVKVVRGTASAEDVLSLSPAGVVVSNGPGDPAATGEYALATIRGVIEAGVPTLGICLGHQMLALAIGARTQKMTHGHHGANHPVKNILSGQVEIVSMNHGFAVDRDSLPENAEETHISLFDGTNCGFRLKDKPVMSVQHHPEASPGPQDSFGVFDEFVGRLSGG; the protein is encoded by the coding sequence ATGACGGAACGGGCCGGGAATCAAGTACTGACCGCAAACCCCTGGCGCGACAGCGATCTTGACGGGGCGACTGGAGCCATCGTGCTGGCTGACGGCACGATCATCCCCGGCGAAGGCGCCGGGGCATCGGGAATCGCCACTGGCGAGCTCTGCTTCAACACGGCGATGACCGGGCATCAGGAGATTCTCGCCGATCCGTCCTATGCCGGACAGATCGTCTGCTTCACCTTCCCTCATATCGGCAATGTCGGTGCCAATGCGCACGATGAAGAGGCCGCCAGTGACAGGGCGCGCAAGGCAGCCGTAGGCATGGTCAGCCGGGCCCCGATCACGCCGCCATCCAGCTGGCGCGCCGAACACAGCTTTACCGAATGGCTGACCGCGCGGGGCATTGTGGCCGTCACCGGCGTCGACACCCGTGCGCTCACGGCCCGGATCCGCGAGCTGGGCATGCCTATCGCCGCGATTGCACACTCCCCGGACGGGAAGCTGGACGCGGATACCTTGCGCAAGGCTGCGCTCGATGCGCCCAGCATGGAAGGCGCAGAGCTGGCGCAGCATGTTCTGAGCGAAGCAGACAGCGACTGGACGCAATCAGACTGGGTGTGGCCCGACGGGCCGGGCATCGGCCCGTCCGATGGTCCGCTCGTTGTGGTGCTGGATTATGGCGTGAAGGCCAACATACTGCGCCGTCTGGCAGGGGCTGGAGCGCGCGTAAAAGTGGTGCGCGGCACGGCGAGTGCCGAAGACGTACTCTCGCTGTCGCCGGCGGGCGTCGTCGTGTCGAACGGGCCCGGTGATCCGGCTGCCACGGGTGAGTATGCGCTGGCCACCATTCGCGGCGTCATCGAGGCAGGTGTGCCAACCCTTGGCATCTGCCTTGGCCACCAGATGCTCGCACTGGCCATTGGCGCCCGGACACAGAAAATGACCCACGGCCATCATGGCGCGAACCATCCGGTGAAAAACATACTGTCAGGCCAAGTGGAGATCGTCTCCATGAATCACGGCTTCGCGGTGGATCGTGACAGCCTGCCCGAAAATGCCGAAGAGACCCATATCTCGCTGTTCGACGGTACAAATTGCGGCTTCCGCCTTAAGGACAAGCCGGTCATGTCGGTGCAGCACCATCCGGAAGCCAGCCCCGGCCCGCAGGATTCCTTTGGCGTGTTTGACGAATTTGTCGGCCGCCTGTCGGGCGGTTGA
- a CDS encoding GatB/YqeY domain-containing protein — protein MSLRDQIAEDLKNAMRAKDGLKLSTLRLVQAAIKDRDIAARAEDRCQGCGEGEIMALLQKLVKQREESAETYENAGRLDLAERERAEADIVRAYLPKPMCEQEIEQAAETVVDELGATGLKDMGKCMGALKQRYTGRMDFSKAGETVKTLLQSRA, from the coding sequence ATGTCGCTGCGCGACCAGATTGCCGAAGACCTCAAAAACGCGATGCGGGCCAAGGATGGGCTGAAGCTCAGCACGCTGCGCCTCGTTCAGGCTGCCATCAAGGACCGTGACATCGCTGCGCGGGCTGAAGACCGCTGCCAGGGGTGCGGTGAGGGCGAGATCATGGCCCTGCTGCAGAAGCTGGTGAAGCAGCGCGAGGAGAGCGCCGAAACCTATGAGAACGCTGGCCGGCTGGATCTGGCCGAGCGTGAGCGGGCGGAAGCCGACATCGTGCGCGCCTACCTGCCCAAGCCGATGTGCGAGCAGGAAATCGAGCAGGCCGCAGAGACGGTCGTCGACGAGCTCGGCGCCACGGGCCTGAAGGACATGGGCAAGTGCATGGGCGCGCTCAAACAGCGCTATACCGGCCGCATGGACTTTTCCAAGGCGGGCGAAACGGTGAAGACCCTGCTGCAGAGCCGGGCGTAA
- the dnaG gene encoding DNA primase: protein MALPDGFLDEIKARIRLSDLVGRTVALRRQGREFAGLSPFKKERTPSFFVNDEKGFYHCFSSQKNGDAVNWLQETQGLSFMEAVETLAAEAGLAMPAPDPEAARKDERRKELAEWNELAQQYFARELNGPRGSEARAYLERRGLSPRDWENFGLGYAPEMRTGLKDFLINKGAKPDELVTAGLLIAPEDGGAAFDRFRGRVMFPIHDPRGRLVAFGGRALSKDARAKYLNSPETPLFHKSHVLYRYPQARTAASDPKSGIRGLIVAEGYMDVIALNRAGLVHAVAPLGTALTEDQIRLLWRAGPEPVICLDGDSAGQRAAGLAAERALPMLEPGKTLRFVFLPDGQDPDDVLKAKGAETLRALVNDTRSLADLVWDREFAAEPLADPDRRAGFRRRLRALTSKIADPDVREEYKAEFDRRLASAFGRKPARAPWRGRQDASGISDGPPVAETRKLAQARRAPPAVRHLLLAAIEWPELAVSEAETLAELDCGPLDSLRDAILDACSTGQIADHEMLRNSLVRQGHHPVLRKLEAERAPMRASMGGEDADPSSRLNAWRKAAASYMERVEEERIRGEARLLESEALARGDAAEVHQLIAGYKASRRRR from the coding sequence ATGGCCCTTCCCGACGGATTCCTTGACGAAATCAAAGCGCGCATCCGCCTCTCCGATCTAGTGGGGCGCACGGTAGCCCTGCGCCGTCAGGGCCGGGAGTTTGCCGGGCTGTCTCCGTTCAAGAAAGAGCGCACGCCATCCTTTTTCGTCAATGACGAGAAGGGGTTCTACCATTGCTTCTCCAGCCAGAAGAATGGCGATGCCGTCAACTGGCTGCAGGAAACGCAAGGTCTCAGCTTCATGGAGGCGGTCGAGACGCTCGCCGCCGAGGCAGGGCTGGCCATGCCTGCGCCGGACCCGGAAGCGGCCCGCAAGGATGAGCGCCGCAAGGAGCTGGCCGAGTGGAACGAGCTGGCGCAGCAGTATTTTGCGCGTGAGCTGAACGGCCCGCGCGGGAGCGAGGCGCGCGCCTATCTGGAGCGTCGTGGCCTGTCTCCGCGTGACTGGGAGAATTTCGGCCTTGGCTATGCGCCTGAGATGCGTACCGGGCTGAAGGATTTCCTCATCAACAAGGGCGCAAAGCCCGATGAGCTGGTGACGGCCGGGCTGCTGATCGCGCCCGAAGATGGCGGCGCGGCGTTCGACCGTTTCCGTGGCCGGGTGATGTTTCCGATCCACGATCCGCGCGGGCGGCTTGTCGCGTTTGGCGGGCGGGCTCTGTCCAAGGACGCGCGCGCCAAATATCTCAACTCACCCGAGACGCCGCTCTTCCATAAAAGCCATGTCCTCTATCGCTACCCGCAAGCGCGCACAGCGGCCTCCGATCCGAAATCCGGCATTCGCGGACTGATAGTCGCCGAAGGCTATATGGACGTGATCGCGCTGAACCGGGCAGGGCTCGTTCATGCCGTGGCGCCTCTGGGCACCGCGCTGACCGAGGACCAGATACGTTTATTGTGGCGTGCGGGGCCGGAGCCGGTGATCTGCCTTGACGGTGACAGTGCCGGTCAGCGCGCGGCAGGGCTGGCCGCTGAGCGCGCCCTTCCCATGCTGGAGCCGGGCAAGACCTTGCGCTTTGTCTTTCTCCCGGACGGGCAGGACCCTGACGATGTATTGAAGGCCAAGGGCGCCGAGACGCTGCGCGCGCTGGTCAACGATACGCGCTCGCTGGCCGATCTGGTCTGGGACAGGGAGTTTGCCGCAGAGCCGCTGGCCGACCCGGACCGCCGGGCAGGTTTCCGCCGGCGCCTGCGCGCGCTGACTTCAAAGATCGCCGATCCGGATGTGCGCGAGGAATACAAGGCCGAGTTTGACAGGCGCCTTGCCTCGGCGTTTGGCCGCAAGCCGGCGCGCGCGCCCTGGCGCGGGCGTCAGGATGCGAGTGGCATATCCGATGGTCCGCCGGTGGCCGAAACGCGCAAGCTCGCGCAAGCACGCCGGGCGCCGCCTGCAGTCCGCCATCTTCTGCTGGCTGCCATTGAGTGGCCCGAACTGGCCGTCAGCGAAGCCGAAACGCTTGCCGAGCTGGACTGCGGTCCGCTTGACAGCCTGCGTGACGCTATTCTAGACGCATGCTCCACTGGTCAGATTGCGGATCATGAGATGCTCAGAAACTCTCTGGTCCGGCAGGGGCATCATCCGGTCCTTCGCAAGCTGGAAGCTGAACGGGCACCGATGCGGGCATCCATGGGGGGAGAGGACGCGGACCCTTCCAGCAGGTTGAACGCTTGGCGAAAAGCGGCGGCTTCCTATATGGAAAGGGTTGAAGAGGAACGCATCCGGGGTGAAGCGCGTCTTCTTGAAAGCGAGGCGCTGGCGCGCGGCGATGCCGCTGAAGTGCACCAGCTTATCGCAGGGTATAAGGCCAGCCGCCGTCGCAGATAG